A genomic window from Bradyrhizobium lupini includes:
- a CDS encoding TAXI family TRAP transporter solute-binding subunit has translation MVPAKMPIWLRSFIVASAVVLVLGAGLFGYRWYSHPTTLTIAVGSLDGEATRLVSALASRLAVVNAPVRLKLVETTNALDAAEQFAAEKVELAVVRGDVGDLSQAQAIVVLAHAVVLLVAPPGSSITEIAGLKRTSVGVIGGEMNRKVVDVLSDEYGLGRANVTFRNLQPADARRALDAKEVRAILIVVPLAEKYLALLRGLFLQTPKTAPVLLPVEAAGAIAEKQRAYESFDVPKGTLRGSPPVPSEDLTTLRVSFYVVAQKQLSAEVAGSLADALIKARRDLLGELPILSQMTAPSTDSDAFLPVHPGAAAFYNGTQQSFLDEWGNAIFLAPMIFGGLISILAAAWKFLQVRDPSKDERGLDLLYALGARIRRTEAEAELSDIEVEIDRVLQGQRAKAAAGDENALDVSTLNVAAHRLQSLIHDRRILLSARLGSSGQAVRPDIDRIERPAAE, from the coding sequence ATGGTCCCCGCAAAAATGCCGATCTGGCTTCGTTCCTTCATTGTCGCCAGCGCTGTTGTGCTCGTGCTTGGAGCGGGCCTGTTCGGCTACCGCTGGTACTCTCACCCGACGACGCTGACCATCGCGGTCGGGTCGCTGGATGGCGAAGCCACGCGTCTGGTATCGGCGTTGGCGAGCCGGCTTGCCGTGGTGAACGCCCCGGTCCGGCTCAAGCTTGTGGAAACCACCAACGCGCTTGATGCTGCCGAGCAGTTTGCGGCGGAAAAGGTCGAGCTTGCTGTCGTCCGCGGCGACGTGGGCGACCTATCGCAGGCGCAGGCCATCGTGGTTCTCGCCCATGCCGTTGTCCTGCTGGTTGCGCCGCCGGGCTCCTCCATTACCGAAATCGCTGGTCTGAAGCGCACCAGCGTCGGCGTGATCGGCGGCGAGATGAATCGCAAGGTCGTCGACGTCCTCAGCGACGAATACGGCCTTGGACGCGCCAACGTGACATTCCGCAATCTCCAACCGGCAGACGCGCGGCGGGCACTCGATGCCAAGGAGGTACGGGCTATTCTGATCGTCGTTCCCCTTGCGGAAAAGTATCTCGCCCTCTTGCGCGGCCTCTTTCTGCAGACGCCGAAGACCGCGCCGGTCCTCCTTCCCGTCGAGGCGGCTGGTGCCATCGCTGAAAAGCAGCGCGCCTATGAAAGCTTCGATGTCCCGAAGGGCACGCTGCGCGGTTCGCCGCCTGTCCCGAGCGAGGATCTTACCACGCTGCGGGTTTCGTTCTATGTGGTCGCGCAAAAGCAGCTCAGCGCAGAGGTGGCGGGCAGCCTGGCCGACGCGCTGATTAAGGCGCGCAGGGACCTGCTCGGCGAATTGCCGATCCTCTCGCAAATGACCGCACCGAGCACGGATTCGGACGCCTTCCTCCCGGTTCATCCTGGCGCCGCGGCATTCTACAACGGAACGCAGCAGAGCTTTCTGGACGAATGGGGAAACGCGATCTTCCTCGCGCCCATGATTTTCGGCGGCCTCATCTCTATATTGGCGGCGGCTTGGAAATTCCTTCAGGTGCGTGATCCTTCTAAGGACGAACGGGGCCTGGACTTACTGTATGCACTGGGCGCGCGGATACGCAGGACGGAGGCGGAGGCCGAACTGTCCGATATCGAGGTCGAGATCGACCGGGTGCTCCAGGGCCAGCGCGCCAAGGCCGCTGCAGGAGACGAGAATGCGCTCGATGTCTCCACCCTGAATGTAGCCGCGCACCGCCTTCAAAGCCTGATCCACGATCGCCGGATCTTACTTTCTGCGCGGCTGGGCAGCAGCGGCCAAGCGGTGCGGCCGGACATCGATCGGATCGAACGTCCGGCCGCGGAGTGA
- the ppk2 gene encoding polyphosphate kinase 2 yields the protein MAKDEASERMKRKDYEKELEKLQIELCHLQDYVKENKLRVIVLFEGRDAAGKGGTIKAITEKVSPRVFRVVALPAPSDREKTQLFFQRYMKQFPAGGEIVIFDRSWYNRAGVEYVMGFCSPAEHDRFLSLCPQMEKYVIDGGIILIKIWLEVGMDEQERRFHARIDDPVRQWKLSPMDLESFKRWYDYSRARDLMLKKTSTKDAPWYIIRSDDKRRARLNCIAHILEAIPHKRIKKDEVKLPKRSDKGRYNDQAPLRGMNFVAERY from the coding sequence ATGGCAAAGGACGAAGCCTCAGAGCGGATGAAGCGCAAGGACTACGAGAAGGAGCTCGAAAAGCTCCAGATCGAGCTTTGCCATCTCCAGGATTATGTAAAGGAAAACAAGCTTCGAGTCATCGTCCTGTTCGAAGGCCGCGACGCGGCCGGCAAGGGCGGCACGATCAAGGCGATCACTGAAAAGGTTAGCCCGCGCGTGTTCCGGGTGGTGGCGCTGCCGGCGCCATCGGATCGCGAAAAGACGCAGCTCTTCTTCCAGCGCTACATGAAGCAGTTTCCGGCGGGCGGCGAGATCGTGATCTTCGACCGGAGCTGGTACAATCGCGCTGGCGTCGAATATGTCATGGGATTCTGCTCGCCCGCCGAGCACGATCGTTTCCTCTCGCTCTGTCCGCAGATGGAAAAGTACGTCATCGACGGCGGCATCATCCTGATCAAGATCTGGCTCGAGGTCGGGATGGACGAGCAGGAGCGCCGCTTCCACGCCCGCATCGACGATCCGGTGCGGCAATGGAAGCTGAGCCCGATGGACCTCGAATCCTTCAAGCGCTGGTATGATTATTCGCGCGCGCGCGACCTGATGCTCAAGAAGACGAGCACGAAGGACGCCCCATGGTACATCATTCGGTCCGACGACAAGCGGCGGGCGCGGCTGAACTGTATCGCGCACATCCTGGAGGCTATCCCGCACAAGCGGATCAAGAAGGACGAGGTGAAGCTGCCGAAGCGCTCCGACAAGGGACGTTACAATGACCAGGCCCCCTTGCGCGGGATGAACTTCGTCGCCGAACGCTATTGA
- a CDS encoding DUF3300 domain-containing protein: protein MLRCGNTLIAMALLLAMPVAAVAQTADAPAAPSSGVQTAGKPLSAAELLKPEQLEALVAPIALYPDELLANVLAASTYPLEVVQADRWLKERKTLKGDALKTEVEKQPWDDSVKALASTAEALAMMSDKLDWTRALGDAVLAQQSDVMDAVQRLRTKAYDNKKLVTTTQQKVTVKSEESRQVVVIEPAVPDTMYVPYYEPATVYGAWPYTEYPPYYFGYPSYIGAGVVAAGLAFGTAWAIGRWGNYWGGGCNWGNRNVYINHRTTNIGTGWQHNPSHRQGVRYNNANVQQRFGNSNLKAGAADRMDFRGRDGQQVLKPGQDRPGGADRAGDRAADRAGERGGDRQGAGDRAKAGGDRAKGGGDRAAKGGGAKNAGAKSAGPKAGGAKGGGAKAVNRGGSGSVLNVSSGRSAAAASARGHASMASMGPRGGGGGGASFAGRGGGGGFQGGGGRGGGGGGRRSDIALKHDVVLLGHLASGLGYYRFSYIGSDKAYVGVIAQEVEDVKPVAVTRGADGYLRVYYEKLGLKFRTYRDWLESGARIPGEVTP, encoded by the coding sequence ATGCTTCGTTGCGGGAACACTCTGATCGCGATGGCGTTGCTCTTGGCGATGCCTGTCGCCGCAGTAGCCCAAACCGCAGACGCTCCGGCGGCCCCAAGTAGCGGAGTCCAAACCGCCGGCAAGCCTCTATCGGCTGCTGAGTTGCTCAAGCCCGAGCAGCTCGAAGCTCTGGTCGCACCGATTGCGCTCTATCCGGACGAACTGCTTGCAAACGTGCTGGCCGCGTCCACCTATCCCTTGGAAGTCGTTCAGGCCGATCGCTGGCTGAAAGAGCGCAAGACTCTGAAGGGTGATGCCCTGAAGACTGAAGTCGAGAAGCAGCCTTGGGATGACAGCGTCAAGGCGCTGGCCTCAACCGCCGAAGCGTTGGCCATGATGAGCGACAAGCTCGACTGGACCAGGGCGCTGGGCGACGCCGTGCTCGCGCAGCAATCGGATGTGATGGATGCGGTCCAGCGGCTGCGGACCAAGGCTTATGACAACAAGAAGCTGGTGACCACCACGCAGCAGAAGGTGACCGTGAAGTCCGAGGAAAGCAGGCAGGTGGTCGTGATCGAGCCGGCGGTTCCCGATACGATGTACGTGCCGTACTACGAGCCTGCGACGGTCTACGGCGCGTGGCCCTACACCGAGTATCCACCATATTACTTCGGCTACCCGTCCTACATCGGCGCAGGCGTCGTCGCGGCGGGTCTCGCGTTCGGCACAGCCTGGGCCATCGGTCGCTGGGGCAATTATTGGGGCGGCGGCTGCAACTGGGGTAACCGCAACGTCTATATCAATCACCGCACCACCAACATCGGAACTGGCTGGCAGCACAATCCGTCGCATCGCCAAGGGGTACGCTACAACAACGCCAACGTTCAGCAGCGCTTCGGCAATAGCAATCTGAAGGCCGGCGCCGCCGACCGCATGGATTTCCGCGGCCGCGACGGACAGCAAGTCTTGAAGCCGGGACAGGATCGGCCTGGTGGCGCAGATCGCGCTGGGGATCGTGCGGCAGATCGCGCTGGCGAGCGAGGTGGCGACCGTCAAGGCGCCGGGGATCGCGCCAAGGCGGGAGGCGATCGCGCCAAAGGCGGTGGCGATCGCGCGGCCAAGGGCGGTGGTGCCAAGAATGCCGGCGCAAAGAGTGCTGGCCCTAAAGCGGGCGGCGCCAAGGGTGGGGGCGCCAAAGCCGTGAACCGCGGTGGTAGCGGAAGCGTGCTGAACGTGTCGTCGGGCCGCTCGGCGGCCGCAGCATCGGCGCGTGGTCATGCGAGCATGGCGAGCATGGGACCGCGCGGTGGCGGTGGCGGAGGTGCGAGCTTCGCCGGCCGAGGCGGCGGCGGAGGCTTCCAGGGTGGCGGAGGCCGTGGTGGTGGTGGCGGCGGACGGCGTTCCGATATCGCGCTGAAGCATGACGTCGTTCTGCTCGGCCATCTCGCAAGCGGTCTTGGTTATTACCGCTTCAGCTATATCGGCAGCGACAAGGCCTATGTCGGCGTCATTGCGCAAGAAGTCGAGGACGTGAAGCCGGTAGCCGTCACCCGCGGAGCCGACGGCTATCTCCGGGTCTATTACGAAAAGCTCGGTCTGAAATTCCGTACCTATCGCGACTGGCTCGAGAGCGGCGCGCGGATTCCTGGCGAGGTGACGCCATGA
- a CDS encoding HlyD family secretion protein: protein MFELMFCSLLTILPDYLYRRYAQGKRFGKEITFFSIWYELRWGITGCLMLTISLITMIFYFHPSTTSATLYFRTVPILPEGSGRVAEVNVGYSEAVKKGDVLFRLDGSKQKAALETATRKIAEVDAAMTSAENDVVKAEAQIQEAKASLQQAKDELDVKTELQRRNPGIVPQRDIEKLQVVVNQRQAGVDSATASKTSATLRLSTLLPAEKASGQAALAEAQVDLDKTFVRAGVDGRVEQFLVRTGDVVNQLMRPAGVLVPDGAGRRALQAGFGQIEAQVMKVGMVAEATCISKPWVIIPMVVTSVQDYIAAGQFRSGEQLIEAQNVGRPGTILAFLEPLYKGGLEGVTPGSSCIVNAYTSNHEEISAKETGTGRAVALHVVDGVGLVHAMLLRIQALLLPIKTLVLSGH from the coding sequence ATGTTTGAGCTCATGTTCTGCTCTCTTCTGACCATCCTGCCGGACTACCTCTACCGCCGCTATGCCCAAGGCAAACGTTTCGGCAAAGAGATCACGTTCTTTTCCATTTGGTACGAATTGCGATGGGGCATCACCGGCTGCCTGATGCTCACGATTTCTCTGATCACGATGATCTTCTACTTTCATCCGTCGACGACCTCGGCCACGCTCTATTTCCGCACGGTGCCGATCCTGCCCGAGGGCTCGGGCCGCGTCGCGGAAGTCAATGTCGGCTACAGCGAGGCCGTGAAGAAGGGAGACGTGCTGTTCAGGCTGGACGGTTCGAAGCAGAAGGCTGCGTTGGAAACAGCCACCCGCAAGATCGCCGAGGTCGACGCTGCGATGACAAGCGCCGAAAACGACGTCGTCAAAGCCGAAGCGCAGATCCAGGAAGCCAAGGCCAGCCTTCAGCAGGCCAAGGACGAGCTGGATGTCAAGACGGAGTTGCAGCGCCGCAACCCCGGTATCGTCCCGCAGCGCGATATCGAGAAATTACAGGTCGTGGTCAACCAGCGGCAGGCTGGTGTGGACTCGGCCACCGCGTCCAAGACGTCAGCGACATTGCGGCTTTCAACGCTGTTGCCGGCTGAAAAAGCGAGCGGCCAGGCGGCGTTGGCGGAAGCGCAGGTCGATCTGGACAAGACCTTCGTTCGCGCCGGTGTCGACGGCCGCGTGGAGCAATTCCTGGTCCGCACCGGCGATGTCGTCAATCAGCTGATGCGCCCGGCCGGCGTGCTGGTTCCGGACGGCGCCGGCAGGCGCGCCTTGCAGGCCGGCTTTGGTCAGATCGAGGCGCAGGTGATGAAGGTCGGCATGGTGGCGGAAGCAACCTGCATCTCGAAGCCGTGGGTGATCATTCCCATGGTCGTCACCAGTGTCCAGGACTACATCGCAGCCGGGCAGTTCCGAAGTGGCGAGCAACTGATAGAAGCGCAGAACGTCGGCCGGCCCGGCACGATCCTGGCCTTCCTTGAGCCGCTCTATAAGGGCGGACTTGAAGGCGTGACGCCGGGCAGCAGCTGCATCGTCAATGCCTATACCAGCAATCACGAGGAGATATCCGCAAAGGAGACGGGCACGGGTCGGGCCGTCGCTCTGCATGTTGTCGACGGTGTCGGCCTCGTGCACGCCATGCTCTTGCGAATTCAGGCGCTGCTGCTGCCGATCAAGACGCTGGTGCTGAGCGGGCACTGA